From Bacillus rossius redtenbacheri isolate Brsri chromosome 16, Brsri_v3, whole genome shotgun sequence, a single genomic window includes:
- the LOC134539823 gene encoding Ig-like V-type domain-containing protein FAM187A, with protein sequence MCSTTEHGYGDQGSGPGASCGRDPGPVLRGRLPPLQDAAATAEEVAAEEEEEEEEGEEGQAGKGEGDEARVARTPGRLAGGPSVRRGRGKQPSRPPGMATSLKVLAACCVLLALLPRPCPALELWSKVREFFREKRPLPKEGEFVRENEFEFPGTDRRLIRALGALWDAYYECLRSSYASIGPLRSITPEAVMAFEGSSIKLPCKACISPADDPSEAVWLYQGYAEGERARPVALGESALASREDRSLLLFNLRAAQSGQFLCQAGGAVTASYFLHVANSSEPTATVYPDTAPPNKTRARPPVDVPRRGLRVFSRWQPWTGCSRCDLAGKRTRTGACTVSLAGGEAATGILGLFPAGLPCRSPLLPPQLRALPAVRDRPSEIMTGYCKVPCTGPTVYEVRDHEGRLVERANNSAGIFSIFQGVPTPPPDVQRRSRYESTSTPRITIQCPGNLNSDAPVLWQLGSQHINPIAIFQQTHGRIYIDPFGRVVINRPQVKDSNIYSCWQSKELAGTVRLIVEQKPEVTANHRVTLIGLALILGTFAYILNKVVTGRGRR encoded by the exons atgtgttCAACCACAGAGCATGGCTACGGCGACCAAGGCAGCGGCCCTGGTGCTAGTTGTGGGCGTGATCCTGGGCCAGTTCTCCGAGGGCGACTGCCTCCTCTTCAAGATGCTGCTGCGACGGCTGAGGAAGTGGCGgcagaagaggaggaagaagaagaagaaggcgAGGAGGGGCAAGCAGGAAAAGGAGAAGGCGACGAAGCTAGGGTGGCACGCACACCCGGACGACTGGCGGGTGGCCCCAGTGTACGCCGAGGTCGGGGGAAACAACCGTCCCGCCCGCCTGGCATGGCAACGTCCTTGAAG GTTCTGGCGGCGTGCTGCGTGCTCTTGGCGCTGCTGCCACGGCCCTGCCCTGCCCTCGAGCTCTGGTCCAAGGTGCGCGAGTTCTTCAGAGAGAAGCGGCCGCTGCCCAAAGAGGGGGAGTTCGTGCGCGAGAACGAGTTCGAGTTCCCCGGGACGGACCGCCGGCTGATCCGAGCCCTCGGAGCGCTGTGGGACGCCTACTACGAGTGCCTGCGGAGCAGCTACGCCAGCATCGGCCCTCTGCGCTCCATCACGCCCGAGGCCGTCATGGCGTTCGAAGGGAGTTCCATCAA GCTGCCCTGCAAGGCGTGCATCTCGCCGGCCGACGACCCCTCGGAGGCCGTGTGGCTGTACCAGGGCTACGCGGAGGGGGAGCGGGCGCGGCCCGTGGCGCTCGGGGAGAGCGCGCTGGCCTCGCGGGAGGACCGGTCCCTGCTGCTGTTCAACCTGCGCGCCGCGCAGAGCGGCCAGTTCCTCTGCCAGGCCGGCGGTGCCGTGACCGCCTCCTACTTCCTGCACGTTGCCAACAGCTCCGAGCCAACCGCCACG GTGTACCCAGACACGGCGCCGCCCAACAAGACACGCGCTCGGCCCCCGGTCGACGTGCCGCGACGGGGGCTGCGAGTGTTCTCGCGGTGGCAACCGTGGACCGGATGCAGCCGCTGCGACCTGGCCGGCAAGCGCACGCGGACCGGGGCGTGCACAGTGTCCCTGGCGGGGGGAGAGGCGGCCACGGGCATCCTGGGGCTGTTCCCCGCCGGCCTGCCCTGCCGCTCCCCCCTCCTCCCGCCCCAGCTGCGCGCGCTGCCCGCCGTGCGAGACCGCCCCAGCGAGATCATGACAGGCTACTGCAAG GTCCCTTGCACGGGACCGACCGTGTACGAGGTGCGGGACCACGAGGGACGCCTGGTGGAGCGTGCCAACAACTCGGCGGGGATATTCTCCATCTTCCAAGGTGTGCCCACACCGCCCCCCGACGTGCAGCGGCGCTCGCGGTACGAGTCGACGTCCACGCCCAGAATCACGATCCAGTGCCCCGG CAACTTGAACAGCGACGCCCCGGTGCTGTGGCAGTTGGGATCCCAGCACATCAACCCCATCGCGATCTTTCAGCAGACGCACGGTCGGATATACATAGACCCCTTCGGACGCGTCGTCATCAACAGGCCGCAGGTCAAGGACTCCAACATCTACAG CTGCTGGCAGTCAAAGGAACTCGCCGGGACAGTGAGGCTGATCGTGGAGCAGAAACCGGAGGTCACGGCCAACCATCGCGTCACACTAATTGGCCTGGCGCTCATCTTGGGCACGTTTGCCTACATCCTGAACAAAGTGGTCACTGGTCGCGGCAGGCGGTGA